Genomic segment of Streptomyces roseifaciens:
CAACGCCGAGCGAGCCGGTCCCCAGTGAGGCCGGCTCGCTTGCGTAGTTCTTTCAGCAGGGCGGCCAGTTCTTGCTTCGGCTGCCCCAACTGTTCAGGGTCGAACGTCACCCGCTCACGTACTCCAGGAATGGAACCGACTCGGCAACCGCAATCCGCTTCCACTGCCGGTACGGCTCGGGATCACCCTCGTACAGTTCCCGGTTTATCTGCGTCCCGTCCGCCCGGTAGTTCATCAGGACCACCTTGGACTCATCGAACATCCAGAAATCCTGGTCCGGGAGTCCCGGGTTCTCCCGGTCGGTGAGGTCGAGGATGCGGATATCCTCGCCCGCCTTCACGTGATGCCGGTAGTAATACTCGAACTCGAACCGAAGATAGTCCGAGAGCGGGCGGGTCACGACGTGCACCCTGCCAACACTCTTTCCTTCCGAGGTCCATTGCCGAACCTCGTCCATCCAACCCGAGGTGTAATCGTCCGGCGACTTCTCCCCGGCGAGAAAGCGCTTCAGCTTCTCCGCTTCCTGGGGCATGGTGTAGACGGGCAGCGTTTCCAGCCGCCACGCCCCACGCTCCATGGAATCGAAGCAGTCATTCCACGCGTCACCATCCAAGAGCACGGACGGCCTCCCTCAGAACGTCCTCGGGAATCTTCACCAGCGCCTCACCGGCCGGGGGCTGGAACGCGGCGCACTGGTCGCCCTGAACAACGATTCCGCCGTCCGTCTCGTCGCGGTAGACGTTCGGGCAGTCCTTCTCTCCACATTCCCCGGTGCCCGTGCCGGTGAGCCGGGTAAGCGCCGAACGTTCAGACATGCCAAACCCCCTCGCTCTGGCCCTGTTGGGCCGCCTGCCCAACGACAGTAGAAGGGGTGGCGCTACGCGTCTATGCGTGAACGCGACTATGCGTGTCCTTGCATAAACAGGTCCCGACCAGCCCAGCCCACCCCCAGGTACGTGGTCGTGCACTTGCCCGTGCACACTGGGCGTAGCCCGTGGCGCCGTCCGGGAGCCTGACCAGGGTCGGACGCCTCGGAGGAGGGTTGGTCACGTGACCAACGCATGACCAACAGGGGTCCGAGAGGGACTGAAACAGCAGGAAAGAAGAGGAGAAACGCCCGCCGGAATCGAGCCTGTCAGCGGGCGTTTCCCCAGGTCAGAGCGGTTGCGGGCTGGTGCCCGAGTGGAGAGTTCAAGTCCCCCCTCGGACACCAGTAGAAACCCCAGTTGATCTGGGGTTTTTCTGTTTTTCCGGGTAGTGGCGCGACGCACTCGACCGGCGTGGCCGGGCCCGTCGCTGATGTGTGGTCTTTGCCCGTGCGAGTGGTCCCTCGCGCGCAGGCCGGGCTGCGCGCGCTTCGAGATCAGCGGAATGCCGACAGGCTCAGGGCGAGCACCCCGACCAGGGCGAGCACCGTGGCTTCGGCCCGGACGATGAGGAGGACCCCGGCCCTTTTGACGCGGTCGCCGTACAGGAGGCGGTTCAGGGCGCGTTCGGCGTCGGCGTCGAGCGGGCGGTCGCGCCAGGGGCCGTCGCCGGAGGGTACGGGGTTGGCCGCGCGCAGCAAGTCCAGTTCGTCATGCATCGTCGTCGCCTCCAGCGCGCACGTCGGTCGGTGTGTCGGACCCTACGGGCAGGGCGGCGGGCCGTATGCGGTCGGCCTCGGCGCGCAGCCGGCGGCGGGCCCGGTGCAGGCGCATGGCGGCGGCGCTGCGGCTGCAGCCCAGGGCCACGGCCAGTTCGTCGAGGGTCAGCTCCTCCCATGCGGTCAGGCGCAGCGCCTCCTGGTCGGCCGGCGAGAGGCGGGCGAGGGCCTCGTGCACCCAGGCGCCGGGGCGGTCCGCGTCCGGGCTGTCCACGGTGTGCCGGCGGTGGGCGGTCTCGTGGTGGCCGAGCCTGAGC
This window contains:
- a CDS encoding RNA polymerase sigma factor → MSTEEAFAAAYRAHYWAVSRFVARRLDGQAHEVEEVVSEVFSIAWRRRTEIPDPPLPWLYGVARNCLANTVRGMSRYRRLLLRLGHHETAHRRHTVDSPDADRPGAWVHEALARLSPADQEALRLTAWEELTLDELAVALGCSRSAAAMRLHRARRRLRAEADRIRPAALPVGSDTPTDVRAGGDDDA
- a CDS encoding DUF6879 family protein: MLLDGDAWNDCFDSMERGAWRLETLPVYTMPQEAEKLKRFLAGEKSPDDYTSGWMDEVRQWTSEGKSVGRVHVVTRPLSDYLRFEFEYYYRHHVKAGEDIRILDLTDRENPGLPDQDFWMFDESKVVLMNYRADGTQINRELYEGDPEPYRQWKRIAVAESVPFLEYVSG